From a single Adhaeribacter swui genomic region:
- a CDS encoding glycerate kinase family protein — protein sequence MHVVISPNAFKHSLSGLEVANAIKAGLEESNIDATYFIFPVADGGEGMLEILVNHWQGTYRQVAVLDPLLRPITATFGLVNQGKTAVIELAQASGLKHLTSTEPDPLQASTYGTGQLVKAALDAGVQEILIGVGNSATVDGGTGLLQALGVQFYDEQDQQLPPGAASLRQLARIDLTELDSRLETCEITVVCDVDNPLLGPKGAAFVFGPQKGADEKAVVLLENALTNLAQIIQQQFNKQIAHLPHGGAAGGTAAGLAAILNAKLVPGTEYILQKTNFRELLNNADLLITAEGGLDEQTLAGKGPYGVAKLAKNLKIPVVALAGQMPVDLNLKDFHYFDAVFPIGTGPVPLTEAIAHTAVNLKRTACQVGKLLLLPVNTRKT from the coding sequence ATGCACGTAGTAATCTCTCCCAATGCTTTTAAGCACAGCCTTTCGGGTTTAGAAGTGGCAAACGCTATAAAAGCGGGTCTGGAAGAAAGTAATATAGACGCTACTTACTTCATTTTTCCGGTGGCCGATGGGGGAGAAGGCATGCTGGAAATTCTGGTAAACCATTGGCAGGGAACTTACCGGCAGGTGGCCGTGCTGGATCCATTACTCCGGCCAATTACCGCAACATTTGGCTTAGTTAACCAAGGGAAAACCGCCGTAATAGAGTTGGCGCAAGCTTCCGGGTTAAAACACCTGACTAGCACAGAACCTGATCCCTTGCAAGCTTCTACCTATGGTACAGGGCAATTAGTAAAAGCCGCTCTGGACGCTGGAGTTCAGGAAATTTTAATAGGCGTAGGCAATAGTGCCACTGTAGATGGTGGTACCGGCTTGCTGCAAGCTTTAGGCGTTCAATTTTACGATGAACAAGATCAGCAACTACCGCCTGGTGCGGCCTCTTTGCGGCAACTAGCCCGGATAGACTTAACAGAACTCGATTCCCGATTAGAAACTTGTGAAATTACCGTAGTGTGCGATGTCGATAATCCTTTGCTTGGCCCCAAGGGAGCTGCCTTCGTATTTGGGCCGCAAAAAGGCGCCGACGAAAAGGCAGTGGTTTTACTCGAAAATGCCCTAACTAACCTAGCTCAAATCATTCAGCAGCAATTTAATAAGCAAATAGCGCATTTGCCCCACGGTGGAGCCGCCGGAGGAACTGCCGCCGGGTTAGCCGCTATTTTAAATGCTAAGCTGGTGCCCGGTACAGAATACATCCTACAGAAAACCAATTTCCGGGAATTACTTAACAATGCCGATTTACTGATAACCGCCGAAGGAGGCCTGGACGAGCAAACTTTAGCCGGTAAAGGGCCCTACGGTGTAGCTAAATTGGCAAAAAATTTAAAAATTCCGGTGGTTGCCTTGGCCGGGCAAATGCCAGTTGATTTAAATTTAAAAGATTTCCACTATTTCGATGCGGTATTTCCGATTGGTACAGGGCCGGTACCTTTAACCGAAGCCATTGCGCATACGGCCGTAAATCTAAAACGTACCGCCTGTCAGGTAGGC
- a CDS encoding helix-turn-helix transcriptional regulator, giving the protein MNRIDRLFGILTLLQSKKYVTAEKIADKFGISVRTVYRDVKALGEQGIPVSFEQNKGYFIVQGYFLPPISFSCEEANALLLMESLVYGFADKSIQTHYSSALSKINSVLRGSQKEKLEILTSNIRYQFPACIQNDYEYLSVLQNAISNKTIVQLDYKNNKSEVSKRYIEPIGLLFYAFSWHLIAWCHWRQEYRDFKVSRILKITPTERPFEKQDHIDLKTYQKLIPVDF; this is encoded by the coding sequence ATGAACCGGATTGATCGCTTATTTGGCATATTAACTTTGTTGCAATCTAAAAAATACGTTACCGCCGAAAAAATAGCCGATAAGTTTGGCATTAGCGTGCGCACGGTTTACCGCGACGTAAAAGCTTTGGGTGAGCAGGGCATACCGGTAAGTTTTGAGCAAAATAAAGGCTATTTTATTGTGCAAGGCTATTTTCTGCCGCCTATTTCCTTTTCCTGCGAAGAAGCCAATGCCTTACTGCTGATGGAAAGTTTAGTATACGGATTTGCCGATAAATCCATTCAGACGCATTACTCCAGCGCTTTAAGCAAAATAAATTCGGTGCTGCGGGGTTCTCAAAAAGAGAAGCTCGAAATACTAACCAGCAACATCCGGTACCAATTTCCAGCTTGCATACAAAACGATTACGAGTACTTATCGGTGCTGCAAAACGCCATCTCAAACAAAACCATTGTGCAGCTCGATTATAAAAACAATAAAAGCGAAGTTAGCAAGCGCTACATCGAACCGATTGGTTTGCTTTTTTACGCTTTTAGCTGGCATTTAATTGCCTGGTGCCATTGGCGGCAAGAATACCGCGATTTTAAAGTTTCCCGAATTTTAAAAATTACCCCTACGGAGCGGCCTTTCGAGAAACAAGACCACATCGATTTAAAAACCTACCAGAAATTAATTCCAGTGGATTTCTAG
- a CDS encoding malate:quinone oxidoreductase, which produces MTNNDKINQDNPDVILIGAGIMSATLGMMIKVLEPDVTVEIFERLDVAAAESSDAWNNAGTGHSAFCELNYTPEKPDGSIDTSKAVNIAESFEISKQFWAFLIQNNLIDLPESFIRRIPHMSFVWGEKNVEYLKKRHAALTKCPLFKGMQYSEDLNQLTQWMPLIMEGRDPNQKVAATRMEIGTDVNFGALTRSMLDYLKEQDGVKIHFHHEVRKLKKTEDGRWQIKVKDLATDAKRKLSARFVFIGAGGGSLPLLEKSEIPEGKGFGGFPVSGQWLVCTNPNIINRHQAKVYGKAAVGSPPMSVPHLDTRVINNEKALLFGPYAGFSTKFLKQGSYLDLPLSIKANNLRPMIIAGIKNIPLTRYLINQVRQSPADRLAALREFVPEARMEDWKLETAGQRVQVIKKDAKKGGVLEFGTEVVSAADGSIAALLGASPGASTAVSIMLSLLQRCFPERFNTEKAQTKIKQMIPSFGESLSKNEALLEEVRNMTHEVLGIKETEPVQI; this is translated from the coding sequence ATGACTAATAACGATAAAATAAATCAAGATAATCCGGATGTTATTTTAATTGGCGCCGGTATTATGAGTGCCACCTTGGGCATGATGATTAAAGTACTGGAACCGGATGTTACCGTAGAAATTTTTGAGCGACTGGACGTAGCCGCCGCGGAAAGTTCGGATGCCTGGAATAATGCAGGAACAGGCCACTCGGCGTTTTGCGAACTAAATTACACGCCCGAAAAACCGGATGGCTCTATTGATACGTCGAAAGCGGTTAATATTGCCGAATCTTTCGAAATATCGAAGCAATTCTGGGCTTTCCTGATTCAGAATAATTTAATCGACCTTCCGGAGTCTTTTATCCGGCGTATTCCGCACATGAGTTTTGTGTGGGGCGAGAAAAACGTAGAATATTTAAAAAAACGCCACGCTGCGCTTACCAAATGCCCGCTGTTTAAAGGCATGCAGTACTCCGAAGATTTAAACCAGCTTACCCAATGGATGCCTTTGATTATGGAAGGCCGCGACCCGAACCAAAAAGTAGCGGCTACCCGCATGGAAATTGGTACCGACGTGAACTTTGGCGCTTTAACCCGCAGCATGCTGGATTATTTAAAAGAACAAGACGGCGTTAAAATCCATTTTCACCACGAAGTACGCAAACTTAAAAAAACCGAAGATGGCCGTTGGCAGATTAAAGTAAAAGACTTAGCTACCGATGCCAAAAGAAAATTAAGCGCCCGGTTTGTGTTTATTGGCGCGGGGGGCGGTTCGTTGCCTTTGCTCGAAAAATCAGAAATTCCGGAAGGAAAAGGTTTTGGTGGTTTCCCGGTAAGTGGGCAATGGCTGGTGTGCACCAACCCCAATATTATAAACCGTCACCAGGCCAAAGTTTACGGTAAAGCTGCCGTAGGTTCGCCGCCCATGTCGGTACCGCACCTGGATACCCGGGTAATTAATAACGAGAAAGCTTTGTTGTTTGGTCCGTACGCCGGCTTTAGCACCAAATTTTTAAAACAAGGCTCTTACCTGGATTTACCTTTATCCATTAAAGCCAATAATTTACGCCCCATGATTATTGCGGGCATTAAAAACATACCTTTAACCCGGTACTTAATTAACCAGGTACGGCAATCGCCTGCCGACCGGTTAGCCGCTTTGCGCGAGTTTGTGCCGGAAGCCCGCATGGAAGACTGGAAACTCGAAACGGCTGGTCAGCGGGTACAGGTAATTAAAAAAGACGCGAAAAAAGGTGGGGTTCTGGAATTTGGTACCGAGGTAGTAAGTGCCGCCGATGGCTCTATTGCCGCTCTACTCGGGGCATCACCGGGAGCTTCTACGGCCGTTTCTATTATGCTGAGCTTGTTGCAACGGTGCTTCCCGGAACGGTTTAATACCGAAAAAGCGCAAACCAAAATTAAACAAATGATTCCTTCTTTCGGCGAATCGTTGAGTAAAAACGAGGCTCTTTTGGAAGAAGTGCGCAACATGACCCACGAAGTACTCGGAATTAAAGAAACCGAACCCGTGCAAATCTAA
- a CDS encoding D-2-hydroxyacid dehydrogenase: MKIAFLDTKTMGDIPNLEKLREFGEVSLYATTDPSETLARVKDQDVVITNKVVLDKDTLENSPNLKLICVAATGMNNIDLTAAQDLNITVKNAVDYSTHSVAQLTFALLLQLINNIPYFDNYVKLGGYSESDIFTHLGPSYFEISGKQFGIIGLGNIGRQVAKIAAAFGAKVVYYSTSGKNHNPDYERLELNEFLATSDIISIHAPLSGKTRNLMAYPQLQQMKKSALLINVGRGGIVDENDLAKALNDDLIAGAGLDVFAAEPIKPDNPLLKINNPAKLVLTPHIAWSSHEARILLMDKVLQNIRDFFKIDGVHS; the protein is encoded by the coding sequence ATGAAGATTGCCTTTTTAGATACCAAAACCATGGGCGATATTCCGAACCTGGAAAAACTGCGTGAGTTCGGGGAGGTAAGTTTATACGCAACTACAGATCCATCAGAAACCTTGGCCCGCGTAAAAGATCAGGATGTAGTTATTACCAATAAAGTAGTTCTGGATAAGGATACGCTGGAAAACAGCCCGAATTTAAAATTAATTTGCGTGGCGGCTACCGGCATGAACAACATAGATTTAACCGCAGCTCAGGATTTAAATATTACCGTAAAGAATGCTGTTGATTATTCTACGCACAGCGTAGCGCAACTTACTTTTGCTTTGCTGCTGCAATTAATAAATAATATACCTTATTTTGATAATTATGTTAAATTGGGTGGTTATTCGGAGTCCGATATCTTTACCCACCTGGGTCCTTCTTACTTTGAAATTAGCGGTAAACAATTTGGTATTATTGGCTTAGGCAACATTGGCCGGCAAGTAGCTAAAATTGCTGCAGCTTTCGGGGCCAAAGTCGTTTATTACTCTACGTCCGGCAAAAACCATAACCCGGATTATGAAAGGTTGGAGCTAAATGAATTTTTAGCTACCTCCGACATTATTTCTATTCATGCTCCCTTATCCGGAAAAACGCGCAACTTAATGGCTTATCCGCAACTGCAGCAAATGAAAAAATCAGCCTTGCTCATTAATGTGGGGCGGGGTGGCATTGTCGATGAAAACGACTTAGCAAAAGCTTTAAACGATGATTTGATTGCCGGGGCCGGTTTAGATGTGTTTGCCGCTGAGCCTATTAAACCCGATAACCCGTTGTTGAAAATTAACAATCCGGCTAAACTGGTATTAACCCCACACATTGCCTGGTCCAGCCACGAAGCCCGCATATTGCTCATGGATAAAGTACTGCAGAATATCCGGGATTTTTTTAAAATAGATGGAGTTCATTCATAA